The following coding sequences lie in one Variovorax terrae genomic window:
- a CDS encoding polyhydroxyalkanoate depolymerase, with protein sequence MLYQIYEAQRSLMEPFADFAQAAAKLYSNPLSPFGQNPFAQRVSASYDLLYRLGKDYEKPAFGLQTVNVDGVDVAIHERVEIDKPFCELRRFKRFSDNPATLTQLKGQPAVLIVAPLSGHYATLLRDTVRTMLKDHKVYITDWKNARIVPLADGEFHLDDYVNYVQEFIRHLQGVYGNCHVISVCQPTVPVLAAVSLMASRGETTPLTMTMMGGPIDARKSPTAVNNLAMNKSFEWFENNVIYRVPSNFPGAGRRVYPGFLQHTGFVAMNPDRHASSHYDYFKNLLKGDDASAEAHRKFYDEYNAVLDMDADYYLETIRIVFQEFRLVHGTWDVRGVDGQLERVRPQDITTTAHFTVEGELDDISGAGQTEAAHGLCSGIPKTLQKHLEVKGAGHYGIFSGRRWRDVVYPQVKAFIHEHNQPQVQAVRSSAATKKVAARSPARPAAKRKAAKA encoded by the coding sequence ATGCTCTACCAGATCTATGAAGCCCAGCGCTCCCTGATGGAGCCCTTCGCCGATTTCGCGCAGGCCGCCGCCAAACTCTACAGCAACCCGCTCTCGCCGTTCGGCCAGAACCCGTTCGCGCAGCGCGTCTCGGCCAGCTACGACCTGTTGTACCGGCTGGGCAAGGATTACGAAAAGCCCGCGTTCGGGCTCCAGACCGTCAACGTGGACGGCGTGGACGTGGCCATCCACGAGCGCGTGGAGATCGACAAGCCCTTTTGCGAGCTGCGCCGCTTCAAGCGCTTCTCCGACAACCCGGCAACGCTGACCCAGCTCAAGGGCCAGCCCGCGGTGCTGATCGTGGCGCCGCTGTCGGGCCACTACGCCACGCTGCTGCGCGACACCGTGCGCACCATGCTGAAGGACCACAAGGTCTACATCACCGACTGGAAGAACGCCCGCATAGTGCCGCTGGCCGACGGTGAGTTCCACTTGGACGACTACGTCAACTACGTGCAGGAGTTCATTCGCCACCTGCAGGGCGTCTACGGCAACTGCCACGTGATCAGCGTGTGCCAGCCCACCGTGCCGGTGCTGGCCGCGGTATCGCTGATGGCCAGCCGTGGCGAGACCACGCCGCTGACCATGACCATGATGGGCGGCCCGATCGATGCGCGCAAGTCGCCCACGGCCGTCAACAACCTGGCCATGAACAAGAGCTTCGAGTGGTTCGAGAACAACGTCATCTACCGCGTGCCGAGCAACTTCCCCGGCGCCGGGCGGCGCGTCTACCCGGGCTTCCTGCAGCACACGGGCTTCGTGGCCATGAACCCGGACCGCCACGCCAGCAGCCACTACGACTATTTCAAGAACCTGCTCAAGGGCGACGACGCCAGCGCCGAAGCGCACCGCAAGTTCTACGACGAGTACAACGCCGTGCTCGACATGGATGCCGACTACTACCTGGAAACCATCCGCATCGTGTTCCAGGAATTCCGGCTGGTGCACGGCACCTGGGACGTGAGGGGCGTGGATGGCCAGCTCGAGCGCGTGCGGCCGCAGGACATCACCACCACGGCGCATTTCACGGTGGAAGGCGAGCTCGACGACATCTCGGGCGCCGGCCAGACCGAAGCGGCGCACGGCCTGTGCAGCGGCATCCCTAAGACGCTGCAGAAACACCTGGAAGTCAAGGGCGCGGGCCATTACGGCATTTTCAGCGGCCGCCGCTGGCGCGACGTGGTCTACCCCCAGGTCAAAGCCTTCATTCATGAACACAATCAGCCGCAGGTCCAGGCGGTGCGGTCATCGGCTGCTACCAAAAAAGTAGCAGCCCGAAGCCCGGCCCGGCCAGCGGCGAAGCGCAAGGCAGCGAAGGCCTGA